A genome region from Sphingobium sp. WTD-1 includes the following:
- a CDS encoding DUF1338 domain-containing protein: MSSQNEGSIVTLVKSVLGEDAGRAALDALEIDPALLAQSGPTVSRAAFAMAMNIILFHDLLARVPSGAAYVADTLARGGRVVFDHGALRTIRFAEGPTGALPAGEDAFTRIFLPLGYRMAALYPLDRLRMTGRAYAHVDAPEAIPQFFLSELHVDRFDAEFGAAATRIFGTSRDPLDAPTIALLDRYAAGEPVSFDDAATALPIIVSAFDRQHEPPAFADYELLLSRSNEAAWIATEGNAFNHATDRVPDVAALADRLKAEDRPMKPKLEISVTGRVRQTAFRADSVERLFADSDLRSVPGSFYEFISRDIDPDTGRLDLAFDTGNATGIFAMTSAKA, translated from the coding sequence ATGTCGTCGCAGAATGAAGGAAGCATCGTCACCCTGGTCAAGTCGGTGCTGGGCGAAGACGCCGGCCGGGCTGCGCTGGATGCCCTGGAAATCGATCCCGCGCTGCTCGCGCAAAGCGGCCCGACCGTCAGCCGCGCCGCCTTTGCCATGGCGATGAACATCATCCTGTTCCACGACCTGCTCGCACGGGTGCCAAGCGGCGCGGCCTATGTCGCCGACACGCTGGCGCGCGGCGGCCGGGTGGTCTTCGACCATGGCGCGCTGCGCACCATCCGCTTTGCCGAGGGACCGACCGGCGCCCTGCCCGCTGGCGAGGATGCCTTCACCCGCATCTTCCTGCCCTTGGGCTATCGCATGGCCGCCCTCTATCCGCTCGATCGCCTCAGGATGACCGGCCGCGCCTATGCGCATGTCGACGCACCCGAGGCGATCCCGCAATTCTTCCTCTCCGAACTGCATGTCGACCGGTTCGACGCGGAATTTGGCGCGGCCGCGACCCGCATCTTCGGCACCTCGCGCGATCCGCTCGACGCCCCGACCATTGCCCTGCTCGACCGCTATGCCGCTGGCGAACCAGTCAGCTTCGATGATGCCGCCACCGCCCTGCCGATCATCGTCTCCGCCTTCGACCGGCAGCATGAGCCGCCGGCCTTTGCCGATTATGAGCTACTGCTCTCCCGCTCCAACGAAGCCGCCTGGATCGCGACCGAGGGCAATGCCTTCAACCATGCGACCGACCGCGTGCCCGATGTCGCGGCGCTGGCCGACCGGCTGAAGGCGGAAGACCGGCCGATGAAGCCCAAGCTCGAAATCTCCGTTACCGGTCGCGTCCGCCAGACCGCCTTCCGCGCCGACAGCGTCGAGCGTCTCTTCGCCGACAGCGACCTGCGCAGCGTGCCCGGCTCCTTCTACGAATTCATCAGCCGCGATATCGACCCGGATACCGG
- the gcvA gene encoding transcriptional regulator GcvA: MDRARKWLPPMSALNSFDAAATHGSFSRAGGEVGLTQSAVSRQIALLEDWLQTPLFDRVGRRVQLNEAGQAYAEEIRPALDRIRRATRRVAARRAQGALRIATLPSFGMRWLAPRLPGLSALHPDLVVDFASRSDPFDFAQEEFDAAIHYGLPQEWPGVAQDYLFHEQMVPVCAPDWLAAHGLRSPADLLGKPLLSQSSRRDAWARWFAAAGVEAGPLPPGPAFEHFLMLAQAVVAGAGVALIPSFLIRPELEAGSLVIPFDRPLSSEQAYYLVYPTGLGGHPGLARFRAWMLASADAD; the protein is encoded by the coding sequence ATGGATAGGGCGCGCAAATGGCTGCCGCCGATGAGCGCGCTCAACAGTTTCGACGCTGCCGCGACCCATGGCAGCTTTTCGCGCGCCGGGGGGGAGGTGGGGCTGACCCAGAGCGCGGTCAGTCGCCAGATCGCGCTGCTGGAGGATTGGTTGCAGACGCCCTTGTTCGACCGGGTCGGGCGACGGGTGCAACTGAACGAGGCGGGGCAGGCCTATGCCGAGGAGATCCGCCCGGCGCTCGACCGGATCCGGCGCGCGACCCGGCGGGTGGCGGCGCGGCGGGCACAGGGGGCGTTGCGGATCGCGACCCTGCCCAGTTTCGGCATGCGCTGGCTGGCGCCGCGCCTGCCGGGCCTCAGCGCGCTGCATCCCGATCTGGTGGTGGATTTCGCATCGCGGTCCGACCCGTTCGATTTCGCGCAGGAGGAGTTTGACGCGGCGATCCATTATGGCCTGCCGCAGGAATGGCCCGGCGTGGCGCAGGATTATCTGTTTCACGAGCAGATGGTGCCGGTCTGCGCGCCGGACTGGCTGGCGGCCCATGGGCTGCGGTCGCCGGCCGATCTGCTGGGCAAGCCGCTGCTGAGCCAGAGCTCGCGGCGCGACGCCTGGGCACGCTGGTTCGCGGCGGCGGGCGTCGAGGCAGGGCCATTGCCGCCGGGGCCGGCGTTCGAGCATTTCCTGATGCTGGCGCAGGCGGTGGTGGCCGGGGCGGGCGTGGCGCTGATCCCCAGCTTCCTGATCCGGCCGGAGTTGGAGGCGGGCAGCCTGGTCATCCCGTTCGATCGCCCCTTGTCGAGCGAGCAGGCCTATTATCTGGTCTATCCCACCGGGCTTGGTGGCCATCCGGGTCTTGCACGGTTTCGCGCCTGGATGCTGGCGAGCGCGGACGCGGATTAG
- a CDS encoding SPOR domain-containing protein, with product MDMKPIWGAIAFGTLLAIALPALADVKAGVDAWQQGDYAKAIAEWRPLANAGDPDAQFNLGQAYKLGRGVPADLNSAVDWYRKATAQGHARAEDNLGLLMFQQGDRAGAMPYLQHAAARGETRAQYIVGTALFNGDMVGKDWVRAYAMMTRASASGLPQATTSLQQMDKYIPADQRKQGLALATSMEAQEKSLASASLTLPAAPAQPRPTSPTPTKPAPAPVTQVAAAKPQLAAPKPEPTPAKPAAAKPAPARTPAPAAGGDWRVQLGAFGDEGRARALWSQLTRKVSGLSGYQPYLVKAGSVTRLQAGPIASSADASRLCSSIKAAGADCMPKKN from the coding sequence ATGGATATGAAGCCTATCTGGGGAGCCATTGCGTTCGGCACGCTGCTCGCGATCGCCTTGCCGGCCCTTGCCGATGTGAAGGCCGGTGTCGACGCCTGGCAGCAGGGCGATTATGCCAAGGCGATCGCCGAATGGCGCCCGCTCGCCAATGCTGGCGATCCCGATGCGCAGTTCAATCTGGGCCAGGCCTACAAGCTCGGCCGCGGCGTGCCGGCCGACCTCAACAGCGCGGTAGACTGGTATCGCAAGGCAACGGCGCAGGGCCATGCCCGCGCCGAAGATAATCTGGGCCTGCTGATGTTCCAGCAGGGCGATCGCGCCGGGGCCATGCCCTATCTGCAGCATGCCGCCGCCCGCGGCGAAACCCGCGCGCAATATATTGTCGGCACCGCCCTGTTCAACGGCGACATGGTCGGCAAGGACTGGGTCCGCGCCTATGCGATGATGACCCGCGCCTCCGCCTCCGGCCTGCCACAGGCAACAACCAGCCTGCAGCAGATGGACAAATATATCCCCGCCGACCAGCGCAAGCAGGGCCTTGCCTTGGCGACGTCGATGGAAGCGCAGGAAAAGAGCCTGGCCAGCGCGAGCCTGACTTTGCCGGCAGCACCGGCGCAGCCGCGACCGACCTCCCCGACACCGACGAAGCCAGCCCCCGCGCCCGTCACGCAAGTCGCTGCCGCCAAGCCCCAACTGGCCGCGCCCAAACCGGAACCAACGCCAGCCAAACCGGCGGCGGCCAAGCCCGCCCCCGCCAGGACACCAGCACCGGCCGCCGGCGGCGACTGGCGCGTCCAGCTTGGCGCGTTCGGCGACGAAGGCCGCGCCCGTGCGCTGTGGAGCCAGTTGACCCGCAAGGTCAGCGGCCTCTCCGGCTATCAACCCTATCTGGTCAAGGCCGGCAGCGTCACCCGCCTTCAGGCCGGACCGATCGCCAGCAGCGCCGACGCCTCGCGCCTGTGCAGCAGCATCAAGGCCGCTGGCGCCGACTGCATGCCGAAGAAGAACTAA
- a CDS encoding ParA family protein, whose protein sequence is MRILALASQKGGSGKTTLSGHLAVQAQLAGAGPVVLIDIDPQGSLADWWNEREAEYPAFAQTTVARLAADLEILRQQGFKLAVIDTPPAITMAIQSVISVAELIVVPTRPSPHDLRAVGATVDLCERAGKPLIFVVNAATPKARITSEAAVALSQHGTVAPVTLHHRTDFAASMIDGRTVMEVDPKGKSAAEVTGLWTYISDRLEKNFRRTVFSVPQNSVGTAAASRPAGGGFGRRVVQ, encoded by the coding sequence GTGCGCATATTGGCATTGGCATCGCAAAAAGGCGGATCGGGCAAGACGACCCTGTCCGGTCATCTGGCCGTACAGGCACAGCTGGCCGGCGCTGGTCCGGTCGTCCTGATCGACATCGATCCCCAAGGTTCGCTGGCCGACTGGTGGAACGAGCGCGAGGCCGAATATCCCGCCTTTGCCCAGACTACCGTCGCGCGGCTCGCCGCCGACCTTGAAATCCTGCGTCAGCAGGGGTTCAAGCTGGCTGTCATCGATACGCCGCCGGCGATCACCATGGCGATCCAGAGCGTCATTTCGGTTGCTGAGTTGATCGTCGTACCGACCCGGCCCAGCCCGCATGACCTGCGCGCCGTCGGTGCAACGGTCGATCTGTGCGAACGCGCCGGCAAGCCGCTGATCTTCGTCGTCAACGCTGCAACGCCCAAGGCGCGCATCACCTCCGAAGCCGCTGTTGCTTTGTCGCAGCATGGCACGGTGGCGCCGGTGACGCTGCATCATCGCACCGATTTCGCTGCCTCGATGATCGACGGGCGCACCGTGATGGAGGTCGATCCCAAGGGCAAGTCGGCCGCCGAAGTGACGGGCCTGTGGACCTATATTTCCGACCGCCTCGAAAAGAATTTCCGCCGCACGGTCTTTTCCGTGCCCCAGAACAGCGTCGGCACTGCCGCCGCTTCACGTCCCGCCGGTGGTGGCTTCGGCCGCCGCGTCGTGCAGTAA
- a CDS encoding SPOR domain-containing protein, producing MKRTAFGKAAVSSLMVATTMVGCTGAAFHPRSAAVKHANPGKPAEAAEKALADRNGAKAVQAAEAAVQAAPDNAQYRQLLGRAYVLDGRFVSAETAFTDAMTLGSRDSRTIVSLALVEVALGKNDAARDLLAANTDNVPAGDYGLALAMAGDPTEGVRILSAAIQDPSANARTRQNLAYAYALAGRWKDARLVAGLDLAPLAANQRIAQWAGMADPALAPQRVAALMGVTVNGADQGQPAVLALAPAAPDAAPVALAAASTEPAPVLDLPTGSPIEMAAAEPAPAVPALTTRIIETAVPASTPAPAVQAAPKPVRVAAKRDFVVEGPAAKAKSVKDKAGPLASPAARMQQVAYIKPVTTGASAWVVQLGAFNSPAVAKEKWTSMARVNGRIAAFPVLTSQATVNGRTFHRIAISGFGSRADAQTLCQSIKAQHGQCFVREGAPNATPQRWAVASTRGRQFASR from the coding sequence ATGAAACGAACGGCATTTGGCAAGGCGGCCGTTTCCTCCTTGATGGTGGCGACGACGATGGTCGGCTGCACCGGCGCGGCATTCCATCCGCGTTCGGCGGCGGTCAAGCACGCCAATCCCGGCAAGCCGGCCGAGGCGGCAGAAAAGGCGCTGGCCGATCGCAACGGCGCAAAGGCCGTGCAGGCGGCGGAAGCGGCCGTGCAGGCGGCGCCCGACAATGCGCAATATCGCCAGCTGCTGGGCCGTGCCTATGTGCTGGATGGCCGCTTCGTTTCGGCCGAGACGGCGTTCACCGACGCGATGACGCTGGGCAGCCGCGATTCGCGCACCATCGTCAGCCTGGCGCTGGTCGAGGTGGCGCTGGGCAAGAATGATGCTGCGCGCGATCTGCTGGCGGCCAATACTGACAATGTGCCGGCGGGCGATTATGGCCTGGCGCTGGCGATGGCCGGTGATCCGACCGAAGGCGTCCGCATCCTGTCCGCCGCGATCCAGGATCCGTCGGCCAATGCGCGCACCCGCCAGAACCTGGCCTATGCCTATGCGCTGGCCGGTCGCTGGAAGGATGCGCGGCTGGTCGCCGGGCTGGATCTGGCGCCGCTTGCCGCCAATCAGCGTATTGCCCAATGGGCCGGCATGGCCGACCCGGCACTGGCGCCGCAGCGCGTTGCCGCGCTGATGGGCGTTACCGTCAACGGGGCCGATCAGGGCCAGCCAGCGGTGCTGGCGCTGGCGCCCGCTGCGCCGGATGCCGCGCCAGTGGCATTGGCAGCCGCATCGACCGAACCGGCTCCGGTGCTGGACCTGCCGACCGGTTCGCCGATCGAGATGGCCGCCGCAGAACCGGCGCCTGCTGTGCCGGCGCTGACCACCCGGATCATCGAAACGGCTGTGCCCGCGTCCACGCCGGCTCCGGCGGTTCAGGCCGCGCCGAAGCCGGTGCGCGTCGCCGCCAAGCGCGACTTCGTCGTCGAAGGTCCGGCGGCCAAGGCCAAGTCGGTCAAGGACAAGGCTGGCCCGCTCGCCAGCCCGGCGGCGCGGATGCAGCAGGTTGCCTATATCAAGCCGGTGACCACGGGCGCGAGCGCCTGGGTGGTTCAGTTGGGTGCTTTCAATTCCCCGGCCGTGGCCAAGGAAAAATGGACGAGCATGGCCCGCGTCAACGGACGCATCGCCGCCTTCCCGGTGCTGACCAGCCAGGCGACCGTCAATGGCCGGACCTTCCACCGGATCGCGATTAGCGGCTTTGGCAGCCGTGCGGATGCGCAGACTTTGTGTCAGTCGATCAAGGCGCAGCACGGCCAGTGTTTCGTGCGGGAAGGCGCACCGAACGCGACGCCGCAGCGCTGGGCCGTGGCATCGACGCGCGGTCGCCAGTTCGCATCGCGCTGA
- a CDS encoding NAD kinase, which translates to MMHEPRRALVASPTQAARAAEERLRAAYDFVPLDQADTVVALGGDGFMLQTLHAMLESRRILPVFGMNLGTVGFLMNEWRLERLEQRLEKAKSFKVNPLRMVVDTVDGERFSIPAINEVSLLRETRQTAKLEVQVNDRPVLPELVCDGVLVATPAGSTAYNLSAHGPILPLGSALVALTPISPFRPRRWRGAILPESTAIRFTVLDPVKRPVSAVADQREVRDVAQVEVKIDRATPLTLLFDPEHTLDDRIAAEQFIA; encoded by the coding sequence ATGATGCATGAACCCCGGCGCGCCCTTGTCGCGTCCCCGACCCAGGCTGCACGAGCAGCGGAAGAGCGGTTGCGCGCCGCCTATGATTTCGTGCCGCTGGACCAGGCGGACACGGTCGTCGCGCTGGGCGGCGACGGTTTCATGCTGCAGACACTGCACGCCATGCTGGAATCCCGCCGCATATTGCCGGTCTTCGGCATGAACCTTGGCACTGTCGGCTTCCTGATGAACGAATGGCGGCTGGAACGACTGGAACAGCGGCTGGAGAAGGCCAAGAGCTTCAAGGTCAATCCGCTGCGCATGGTGGTCGATACGGTCGATGGCGAGCGTTTCTCGATCCCCGCGATCAACGAAGTGTCGCTGCTGCGTGAAACCCGCCAGACCGCCAAGCTGGAAGTGCAAGTCAACGACCGCCCCGTGCTGCCCGAACTGGTGTGCGACGGCGTGCTGGTGGCCACCCCGGCCGGGTCCACCGCCTATAATCTTTCCGCCCACGGCCCGATCCTGCCGCTGGGCTCGGCCCTGGTCGCCCTGACCCCGATCAGCCCGTTCCGGCCGCGCCGCTGGCGTGGCGCCATCCTGCCGGAAAGCACGGCGATTCGCTTCACTGTGCTCGACCCGGTCAAACGCCCAGTCAGCGCAGTCGCCGACCAGCGCGAAGTCCGCGACGTAGCCCAGGTGGAGGTCAAGATCGACCGCGCCACTCCGCTGACCCTGTTGTTCGACCCCGAACATACGCTGGATGACCGGATCGCGGCCGAACAATTCATCGCGTAA
- the moaA gene encoding GTP 3',8-cyclase MoaA, which yields MAMVDPAATSMTDGLGRRIDYLRISVTDRCDLRCRYCMAERMQFLPKNQVLTLEEIALLADLFIARGVRRIRLTGGEPLVRRDIIDLIRRIGRHLDAGLQELTLTTNGTRLADHAEALHDAGVRRINVSLDSLQPDRFAHVTRGGDLTAVLRGLDAARAVGLAIKINMVALKDINADEILPMLRWCDDQGFDLTLIETMPLGETGEDRTDHYLPLSHVAQQIDAHHALTPIAARTGGPARYHAVEGLGIRLGLITPLTRNFCADCNRMRMTCEGKIYMCLGHDDHVDFKAALRSGGLAAVEPLVDRALRRKPAAHDFRIGAGAPTAAVKRHMSVTGG from the coding sequence ATGGCCATGGTCGATCCTGCCGCAACTTCCATGACCGACGGCCTTGGCCGCCGGATCGATTATCTGCGGATTTCCGTTACGGATCGCTGCGACCTGCGCTGCCGCTACTGCATGGCGGAGCGGATGCAGTTCCTGCCGAAAAACCAGGTTCTGACCCTGGAGGAAATCGCGCTCCTCGCCGATCTCTTCATCGCGCGCGGCGTGCGCCGTATCCGCCTGACCGGCGGAGAACCGCTGGTGCGCCGCGACATCATCGACCTGATCCGTCGAATCGGCCGGCATCTGGACGCCGGCCTCCAGGAACTGACGCTGACGACCAACGGCACGCGCCTGGCCGATCATGCAGAGGCGCTGCACGACGCCGGGGTCCGCCGCATCAATGTCAGCCTCGACAGCCTGCAACCCGATCGCTTTGCCCATGTCACCCGTGGCGGCGACCTGACGGCCGTGCTGCGCGGGCTGGATGCCGCGCGCGCCGTGGGCCTCGCGATCAAGATCAACATGGTCGCGCTCAAGGATATCAATGCCGACGAGATCCTGCCGATGCTGCGCTGGTGCGACGACCAGGGCTTCGACCTGACCCTGATCGAGACCATGCCGCTGGGCGAAACCGGCGAGGATCGCACCGACCATTATCTGCCGCTGTCGCATGTCGCACAGCAGATTGACGCCCATCATGCCCTCACCCCGATCGCGGCGCGCACGGGTGGCCCGGCGCGCTACCATGCTGTCGAGGGACTGGGCATTCGGCTAGGTCTCATCACCCCGCTCACCCGCAATTTCTGCGCCGACTGCAACCGCATGCGCATGACCTGCGAGGGCAAGATCTACATGTGCCTGGGCCATGACGACCATGTCGATTTCAAGGCAGCTCTGCGAAGCGGCGGACTGGCAGCGGTCGAGCCGCTGGTCGATCGCGCGCTGCGGCGCAAGCCGGCAGCCCATGATTTCCGGATCGGCGCCGGCGCTCCGACGGCTGCCGTCAAAAGACATATGAGCGTTACCGGCGGATGA
- a CDS encoding bifunctional diguanylate cyclase/phosphodiesterase has product MSGQAAPDGQRSIFILSPGDRDPLCRAAQEAGWRAIGARRATDAPQRFLRSDAQIALVDMRGGTAAKLIAPLVPAVDAGGCALVVLVDPAAVATLPQLFDAGATHFLVAPVTQPVLQATLASAQRLVERLGGGAMQSQRAQRIRRGDALYWEMDRDGAGLRLSESLARNLGIEAWQPRPSTLIHRLARSERKAVLNALEGMMQSGRPAAFAHAVPGRPGNRLVHHLRFVDGTVAADVEWLSDAQDQDVASRDNLTGLRSRQAALDWLDRRSGLPTTVVLLSISQFDRMNAAYGQVVGDALLGRIARRIEQIVDSVAGHAMVARIAGTEFLVGLTGEPAAAERATYLARQLIEAISRPFSAGDHLIRLIARCGIAQARAEDDATQLLRRAGAALADARQGGGEGIRIFSTEKRSRQLDADQLETDLRLALHRGEIGIVFQPQYPVYDHRISGVEALARWNHPIYGPLGAGILFGTAERSDYMLPLSAHIQAEALRQAAAWPSALSNLRLSINVTAADISQPGFMADFLGQVDRSGFPRSRLTVEITESGLIQDVDAAAALLTALRAEGLAVAIDDFGTGYSSLAYLKGLPLDYLKIDSSLAQDIAGSARDRIIVRGVIHMAKSLGLNVIAEGVETEQQLDLLAREGCDYYQGFLRSAGVSSPELISLVLQG; this is encoded by the coding sequence GTGAGCGGGCAGGCCGCCCCGGACGGGCAGCGCAGCATCTTCATCCTGTCGCCCGGCGACCGCGACCCCCTGTGTCGTGCCGCGCAGGAGGCGGGCTGGCGCGCGATTGGCGCGCGGCGCGCCACCGATGCGCCGCAACGTTTCCTGCGCAGCGATGCCCAGATCGCGCTGGTCGACATGCGCGGTGGGACGGCGGCCAAGCTGATCGCGCCGCTGGTGCCGGCGGTCGATGCGGGCGGCTGCGCGCTGGTGGTGCTGGTCGATCCGGCGGCGGTCGCGACCCTGCCGCAATTGTTCGACGCCGGCGCGACCCATTTTCTGGTCGCACCTGTGACGCAACCTGTGTTGCAGGCAACGCTTGCATCGGCGCAGCGGCTGGTCGAGCGGCTGGGTGGTGGCGCGATGCAGAGCCAGCGGGCGCAACGCATCCGCCGGGGCGACGCGCTTTACTGGGAGATGGACCGCGACGGTGCCGGGCTGCGGCTGAGTGAAAGCCTGGCCCGCAATCTGGGCATAGAGGCGTGGCAGCCGAGGCCATCGACTTTGATCCACCGGCTGGCGCGCAGTGAACGCAAGGCAGTGCTGAATGCCTTGGAGGGGATGATGCAGTCGGGCCGCCCGGCGGCGTTCGCGCATGCCGTGCCTGGGCGGCCGGGCAATCGCTTGGTCCATCATCTGCGCTTCGTCGATGGGACGGTGGCGGCCGATGTGGAGTGGCTGTCCGACGCGCAGGATCAGGATGTAGCGAGCCGTGACAATCTGACCGGGCTGCGTTCGCGCCAGGCGGCGCTGGACTGGCTGGATCGTCGGTCGGGCCTGCCGACGACGGTGGTGCTGCTGTCGATCAGTCAGTTCGATCGCATGAACGCGGCCTATGGCCAGGTGGTGGGCGACGCGCTGCTGGGACGGATCGCGCGGCGGATCGAACAGATTGTCGACAGTGTCGCGGGCCATGCGATGGTCGCCCGGATCGCCGGTACGGAATTTCTGGTCGGCCTGACCGGCGAGCCGGCGGCGGCGGAGAGGGCGACCTATCTGGCGCGGCAGTTGATCGAAGCAATCAGCCGGCCATTCAGCGCGGGCGACCATCTGATCCGTTTGATTGCCCGTTGCGGCATTGCGCAGGCGCGGGCGGAGGATGATGCGACCCAGTTGCTGCGCCGGGCGGGGGCTGCACTGGCCGACGCACGGCAGGGCGGGGGCGAGGGCATTCGCATCTTTTCCACCGAGAAGCGCAGTCGCCAGCTCGACGCGGACCAGCTGGAAACCGACCTGCGGCTGGCGCTGCACCGGGGCGAGATCGGCATCGTGTTCCAGCCGCAATATCCGGTCTACGACCATCGCATCAGCGGGGTCGAGGCGTTGGCGCGGTGGAACCACCCGATCTATGGTCCGCTGGGGGCCGGCATATTGTTCGGCACGGCGGAACGGTCCGACTATATGCTGCCACTGTCGGCGCATATCCAGGCCGAGGCCTTGCGGCAGGCGGCGGCCTGGCCGAGCGCGCTGTCCAATCTGCGCCTGTCGATCAACGTCACGGCGGCGGATATTTCGCAGCCGGGGTTCATGGCCGATTTCCTGGGCCAGGTAGACCGCAGCGGCTTTCCCCGGTCGCGGCTGACGGTGGAGATTACCGAGAGCGGCCTGATCCAGGATGTCGACGCGGCGGCGGCGCTGCTGACCGCGCTGCGTGCCGAGGGGCTGGCGGTGGCGATCGACGATTTCGGCACCGGCTATTCGAGCCTCGCCTATCTTAAGGGCCTGCCGCTCGATTATCTCAAGATCGACTCCAGCCTGGCCCAGGATATCGCCGGGTCCGCGCGGGACCGGATCATCGTGCGCGGGGTGATCCATATGGCGAAGTCGCTAGGCCTGAACGTGATCGCCGAAGGGGTGGAGACGGAGCAGCAGCTCGACCTGCTGGCACGGGAAGGCTGTGATTATTATCAGGGCTTCCTGCGCTCGGCCGGCGTCTCCTCACCCGAACTCATATCCTTGGTGCTACAGGGCTAA
- a CDS encoding TorF family putative porin yields the protein MRRTDRATTMAWLGGLGLALHALPAAAQYASGPSATVEVASDERRRGLSWSDGDPVLRGTLSVPVAQGLSLDGAATSLWGSDRHGGADAVIDLGPSYVHQLGGWRLSLDARYHLFPGADHQGYGELGAGAGFLIGPASIDIGAQYAPRQSAIGGDALYLSSAASFAIPGTPLTASARVGHSSGSDRDPLASQRLRPGGDYWDYGAAIAWYRGRWSAELRYSDTDINDRNARHAGSALIGKVGLAL from the coding sequence TTGCGTCGAACTGATCGCGCCACGACGATGGCATGGCTGGGCGGGCTTGGCCTCGCCCTCCATGCCCTGCCGGCCGCCGCCCAATATGCCAGCGGCCCCAGCGCCACGGTCGAGGTCGCCAGTGACGAACGCCGCCGCGGTCTCAGCTGGAGCGACGGCGATCCGGTGCTACGCGGCACCTTGTCCGTGCCGGTCGCGCAGGGCCTGTCGCTGGATGGCGCCGCCACCAGCCTCTGGGGCAGCGATCGCCATGGCGGCGCCGACGCCGTGATCGACCTTGGCCCTTCCTATGTCCACCAACTGGGCGGCTGGCGCCTGTCGCTCGACGCGCGCTACCATCTCTTCCCCGGCGCCGATCATCAGGGCTATGGCGAATTGGGCGCCGGCGCCGGATTCCTGATCGGCCCCGCCAGCATCGACATCGGCGCCCAATATGCCCCGCGCCAGTCGGCGATCGGCGGCGACGCCCTCTATCTGTCGTCGGCCGCGTCCTTCGCCATTCCCGGCACGCCGCTTACCGCCTCGGCACGGGTCGGTCATAGTTCCGGGTCGGATCGCGATCCGTTAGCGTCTCAACGGCTGCGGCCGGGCGGCGACTATTGGGATTATGGCGCGGCCATCGCCTGGTATCGCGGCCGCTGGTCGGCGGAACTGCGCTACAGCGACACCGACATTAACGACCGCAACGCCCGCCACGCCGGGTCGGCCCTCATCGGAAAGGTCGGCTTAGCCCTGTAG